The window GGATCGTCCGCGCCGACATCGGCTTTTCCCGCGCGATGACGTTGGCAAGAGTTTATTTGAGGCTCGTCGCCCTGGCGCCAGCGGTGGCAGTTGCATTGGAGAAGATAGACCATTCGGCGGTCCTGATCGCGAGGTTCAGGCGCTCGCCATGTACGTAGGCGCTGAACTCAAAAAAGTCCCCGTTGCGGAGCGCGCCGATCCTGCTGTACACGTTAAGCAATTTAATCCCGCGCAGGAATTCCAGTAACCGCCAGGACGGCACGACGCTTCTCACCTCGCCGCGCATCTCGCCATTGAGACACGCGTGATAAACGGTGAAGCGACTTAACGCCGGGGCATCCGCGGCGCGCACAAGATGAGATGCAATGGATTCCGCCTTTAATGGAAACATGGCAAGTGTGCTTTTCCTGTATTTAATACTCTGCAAGTCTAGTCGTACCACGGCTGGTTTCTATCTTGAATGCGACTCTGGCGTGCCTGCCATCGCCATGGAAAAATACACATCGATAATCGTTCGCCGCCCGATCGGCGCCTGACGCGGCGGTCTATGTCGCGGCTTCTGGGGCAAAAATTTGGGCAAATGTCGGTACAGTGTCTCAGTTAGATCGATGCAAGTCGCTTTTAAGACGTAACGCGGGCGGCGCGCAATTAAAATCTCAATTGTGTAGGGTGGAGGGGGGAAACATGTGCTTCACCCAGTTTTTTGGGCACTACAACCGAGTAGAGGAACGACATCATGGAGCACATCGAACCAGTGGAATCTGATTACAGCACAGTTGTTACCCAGGCTGGCGCCGACCCGCATCTGGTCGTGGTTGACGACGATTACAGCGATCGGTTACTGGTTAACGGTCAACGCGGCGTACCCGTCAACTTGCGTCAGAGCGGCGACAGCGGCGCACGCATAGCGATCTCCACCCGCATTCGCAAATCGCCTTACTGGCACTTGTCGCAGCGCCACGGCTGCTACGCCTACGAAGTTTACAACCACATGTATCACCCGCGTGCCTATGTGAAACCCGAGGACGGGGGTCTGCTCAAGGAATATGTATATCTCACTAACGACGTGACCTTGTGGAACGTCGCTGTCGAGCGGCAGCTTCAGATCAAGGGCCCGGACGCGCTGGCGTTCGCCAACCTGCTGGTGACACGCGAGCTCACCGACAAATGCAAGGTCAACCAGGCGCGCTACGTGATTCTGTGCAACGAGCACGGCGGCATCATCAACGACCCGGTGTTGCTGAGAGTGGCCGAAGACGAAATCTGGCTGTCGATCTCCGACTCCGACGTGCTGCTGTGGGCGCAGGGCGTCAACTACATGGCCGGCTACGACGTACAGATCACCGAGCTCGATGTCGCGCCGTTGCAGATTCAGGGTCCGAAGTCCAAAGCGCTTATGCAGAAACTTTTGGGTGACGGCGTGCTGGAC of the Gammaproteobacteria bacterium genome contains:
- a CDS encoding aminomethyl transferase family protein translates to MEHIEPVESDYSTVVTQAGADPHLVVVDDDYSDRLLVNGQRGVPVNLRQSGDSGARIAISTRIRKSPYWHLSQRHGCYAYEVYNHMYHPRAYVKPEDGGLLKEYVYLTNDVTLWNVAVERQLQIKGPDALAFANLLVTRELTDKCKVNQARYVILCNEHGGIINDPVLLRVAEDEIWLSISDSDVLLWAQGVNYMAGYDVQITELDVAPLQIQGPKSKALMQKLLGDGVLDIPYYGLWPTTLGGMDVIVSRTGFSAEVGYEIYLRDATVNADRLWNRLIDAGKEFNLQVIAPSHIRRLEAGILSYGQDMDIETNPFEVGLDWQVDLTKPDFIGKQALLAIANQSVSRRLVGLHFGGEPITWYIPDFWQVSDTANQQQVGYVSSAWYSPKVGCNIALAMMNAPHDAPGGLVAIEREQGAQSVEAKVCKFPFFDAAKKLPKS